CCAGGATGCTGTTCCAATTCGTCTTGGTCAGGAATTCGAAGCGTATGCGGCGGTGATTTTCCGTGATATCCAAAGGATTCAACGCACCCAGCAGCACCTCTTGAATGTGAACATCGGAGGAACTGCTATCGGTACGGCGATTAACACAGACCATGTGTACCTAGAGCAAGTACTTGCTCATTTGCGAGAAATTACAGATTTGCCACTAGAAAGAGCGGATCATCTTGTCGATGCAACGCAAAACACTGACAGCTATACCGAGGTTTCTGCCGCACTGAAAATCTGCATGGTGAACATGTGTAAGATTGCTAATGATATTCGTTTTATGGCATCGGGGCCGACAACGGGACTATCAGAGATTAAAGTTCCAGCGCGGCAGCCAGGTTCTTCGATTATGCCTGGAAAAGTAAATCCTGTAATGGCAGAGTTAATCAATCAGGTGGCGTATCAGGTCATGGGGAACGATACGGTGATTAGTAATGCTTCGAGTGCCGGTCAATTTGAGTTAAACGTGATGGTGCCAGTGCTGTCCTTTAATTTAATTCAATCGATTCATATTATGAATCATTCGTTTCGTGTGTTTACCGACTACTGCGTAGAGGGAATTCAAGCGAACATGAAACACCTTCAAGAATTCATTGATAAGTCTGTTGGTATTATTACAGCAGTTAGTCCATATATTGGTTATGAGAAGGCTTCCATGATTGCCAAGGAAGCAGTGAAAACTGGTAAGTCAGTGCAAGAGTTGTGTTTAGAGCACCATGTATTGAGCAAAGAGGAAATTGATTCCTATTTGGATCCGTACCGAATGACGAACCCAGACATAGACCTAAATGAACAAAAAATCAAACACTGATTTAAAGGGCTGTAGGTTATTGACTGGTGCTTAGGGTAGGTGTAATATAACACATAAGAAAACGAAAAATTCTGATATAGAAGGAGGATTTGGGGAGGAGTCTGGCGATAGATACAGATACGCCACTTTTTTTACTGCTTTTTTGGGGAAGTTTGTACAAGTTCTATATTAGTAGTTTTTAAGTTTTAAAGAGATTTTATCAGCATTTAAGAGTTTGTTGTTAGAATTTAAAGAGTTTTAGATTAAGAGTTTAATGAAATTAGTAGTTTTGTAGTTTGCTTGAAAAACGGGAGGAGGAACCTTTTGCATGGAACGCGGTAATCATTTTTTATTACGAAAAGTACATTCTTTATTAGGCGTAATTCCATTGGGAATATTCTTAATGGAACATTTTTATGTAAATTCACTAGCACTTAAAGGTCCTGAAACTTATGATGCGATGGTTAATGGATTCATGGGGCTAATGACTTTACCATACTTTATCTTTGTTGAACTATTTGTCATTATTTTCCCACTATTACTTCACGGAATCTATGGTATGTACATAGTCTACCACGCGCAATACAACGTGGACCGCTATGGCTATGGACGTAACTGGGCTTTCGTTTTACAAAGAGTTTCTGGTGTTATCATGTTTGTATTCTTAATCTGGCACGTATGGCATTTAAGACTATCTCATGTAGTATACGGTACGCCTATTAACTTTGAATCTATGGCAGCTATCGTTGCCAATCCGTTCTCACTAGGCTTTTTCATTCTAGGAATTATCGCAACTGCTTATCACTTTGCTAATGGTTTATGGGGTTTCCTAATCACTTGGGGAATTACTGTAGGACCAAGATCGCAACAGCTAGTAGCAAAAGCTACAATTGTTCTGTTCTTCGTACTTTCTTTTGTTGGAGTACGCGCGATCTTAGCTTTCGTATAGGAGGGGGACTTACAAGATGAGTAAACAAAGATTAATCGTTGTTGGTGGCGGACTTGCTGGCTTAATGGCAACAATGAAAGCCGCTGAAGCTGGAGTACCTGTTGACTTAATATCACTATGTCCTGTAAAACGCTCTCACTCTGCTTGTGCTCAAGGTGGTATCAACGGAGCTGTTAACACAAAAGGAGAGGGAGACTCTACTTGGGAGCACTTTGACGATACGATTTATGGTGGAGACTTCTTAGCGAACCAACCGCCAGTAAAGGAAATGTGTGAAGCAGCGCCTGGAATCATTCACTTAATGGACCGCATGGGCGTAATGTTCAGTCGTACGCCAGAAGGATTAATAGATTTCCGTCGTTTCGGTGGAACAAAGCGTCACAGAACAGCTTTCGCGGGTGCAACCACTGGACAACAGTTACTATATGCTTGTGATGAACAAGTACGTAAGCATGAAGATGCTGGCCTTGTAACGAAATACGAAGGTTGGGAAATGGTATCTGTAGTATTAGACGACGAGCAAATCTGTCGCGGGATCGTTGTACAGAGCCTAACTACTATGGAATTTAAGACATTTAAAGGGGACGCTGTAATTCTTGCTACTGGTGGACCTGGAATGATCTTTGGAAAATCTACTAACTCAGTAATCAATACTGGTGCTGCTGTTGGTGCTGCTTACCTACAAGGTGCTTACTTTGCCAATGGTGAGTTCATTCAAATTCACCCTACGGCGATTCCTGGAGACGACAAGCTTCGTCTAATGTCAGAATCTGCACGTGGTGAAGGCGGACGAGTATGGACATATAAAGATGGCAAACCATGGTACTTCCTAGAAGAGAAGTATCCTGCATACGGAAACCTAGTGCCTCGTGACATTGCAACTCGAGAAATTTTCGATGTGTGCGTGAATCAGAAGCTAGGAATCAATGGCGAGAACATGGTTTACC
The nucleotide sequence above comes from Desulfuribacillus stibiiarsenatis. Encoded proteins:
- the aspA gene encoding aspartate ammonia-lyase, which encodes MAVEVHHRIEKDFLGEKEIPLDKYYGIHTVRALENFPITGYNIHQSLIVSLAAVKKAAALANMDAGHLDTVLGQAIVKAAGEIMQGKLHDQFAVDPIQGGAGTSLNMNTNEVICNRALEIMGKMKGDYESLHPINHVNKSQSTNDVVPTAIHIAVIYMLDMLLDTIEDLYQAFQDKAKEFDSILKMGRTHLQDAVPIRLGQEFEAYAAVIFRDIQRIQRTQQHLLNVNIGGTAIGTAINTDHVYLEQVLAHLREITDLPLERADHLVDATQNTDSYTEVSAALKICMVNMCKIANDIRFMASGPTTGLSEIKVPARQPGSSIMPGKVNPVMAELINQVAYQVMGNDTVISNASSAGQFELNVMVPVLSFNLIQSIHIMNHSFRVFTDYCVEGIQANMKHLQEFIDKSVGIITAVSPYIGYEKASMIAKEAVKTGKSVQELCLEHHVLSKEEIDSYLDPYRMTNPDIDLNEQKIKH
- a CDS encoding succinate dehydrogenase cytochrome b558 subunit translates to MERGNHFLLRKVHSLLGVIPLGIFLMEHFYVNSLALKGPETYDAMVNGFMGLMTLPYFIFVELFVIIFPLLLHGIYGMYIVYHAQYNVDRYGYGRNWAFVLQRVSGVIMFVFLIWHVWHLRLSHVVYGTPINFESMAAIVANPFSLGFFILGIIATAYHFANGLWGFLITWGITVGPRSQQLVAKATIVLFFVLSFVGVRAILAFV
- the sdhA gene encoding succinate dehydrogenase flavoprotein subunit, yielding MSKQRLIVVGGGLAGLMATMKAAEAGVPVDLISLCPVKRSHSACAQGGINGAVNTKGEGDSTWEHFDDTIYGGDFLANQPPVKEMCEAAPGIIHLMDRMGVMFSRTPEGLIDFRRFGGTKRHRTAFAGATTGQQLLYACDEQVRKHEDAGLVTKYEGWEMVSVVLDDEQICRGIVVQSLTTMEFKTFKGDAVILATGGPGMIFGKSTNSVINTGAAVGAAYLQGAYFANGEFIQIHPTAIPGDDKLRLMSESARGEGGRVWTYKDGKPWYFLEEKYPAYGNLVPRDIATREIFDVCVNQKLGINGENMVYLDLSHKDPKELDRKLGGIIEIYEKFVGEDPRKLPMKIFPGVHYSMGGIWVDFNHMTNIQGLFAAGECDYQYHGANRLGANSLLSAIYAGMVTGPKAIEYMKGVKKSVKDISESVFESSQKAEEKKMTDIYAMNGKENPYQLHKELGDVLTENVTVVRFNDKLAATDVKILELMERYKDINLEDSVKWSNQSAVFTRQLKTMLELARVITIGALNRNESRGAHYKPEFPDRDDENWLKTTKAKYTADGPMFEYEEVDISLIKPRPRKYEA